The genomic stretch CCAACTAATTTTGCTTTACAATATGATTTTTAGAGATATTCCAACTCTTGTAGTTAAGGATATTTAAGGGGTTGTGTTCTTTGTAATCCTTGTTTATCTAGAGATTTGAAAGGTTTGTGTGATGTTCAAGGAGCTGCTGGAAGTGTTAAAAAAATGAGGAAGTTGTTGTCAAGAAGATAAATGAAGATGAAAGGTCAGAATAGAAACATGTGTGGTGATATTGAAACTGATTGATTTCAAGATGAGTGGATTAACTTTGAGAAAGATTAGGCAAAATTTTGAGAAAGATTAGACGGCAACACATAAATAATGAAAATGGAAAACGATGATACCCACCCAGAAATAGAGGGTGAGATTAGGGGTTATTAGTTtagatttatataaattaataaaattgttttatatgtttgtttttaattttaagttttaaaaaaaaattaaaaatgacatGGATAAAATATATATAAGTGGAACGGTACACGTCAGCATTGTTGTgccaaatcattaaaaaaatataacaaatcatCAATTTTTTGAGTAAAAGATAGAATGGGGgatcaaaactgtttaaaaataaaatagagggaTTGATTTTGCAAATTGatcaaaatagagggaccaaaattataatttagcccaaaaaaaaaactttatagtACAATATACCATTTATAATATGTCATGCTATCAAAAAATAAACTTTATAtgtatcccaaaaaaaaaaaactttatagtACAATATACCATTTATAATATGTCATGCTATCAAAAAATAAACTTTATAtgtatcccaaaaaaaaaaaaaaaactttatagtACCTCCACACTTTGAATGAGCATTTCTTTTGTATTGAATATCCGCCCAATGAATGTGCGGAGCAATGTATTTgggtttttattaataataataaatattaaaattaataataaaatattaatgtatattaaaaaatatgtGCATAATTTTGTTGGTTGTGAAGTTTTACTTCAGAGTTAGAGGTGGTCGAGAATGCCGAGAGTGGCACCAATGAATCCTAACCCATACCAATTTTCATATGCAATCAAGTacgtttcaatttttttttttaatatatctttataatgcatattttttttaggtaataatTTTGTTACTTTTTAGGTGGTCCGCATATgggatgaattaaaaaaaaaatacattatcatTGTGCTCCGACGTTCATCGATCATTTTAAGCCGATTGATGTAATATCTTCAACATTTAACGCATTTAATACTTTTTATATAATCATTTTTTAACTAATCATTTGAATGTATGTAACAATTTACATGGAGGCCCTATCTCAGACTTGAAGATTGTGAACCAAATGATACTGACATGTGGAGttctaaaattttaataattagctTCAATTATGTTGAAATGCATCACTCAGATAAGGTTAAACTCTAGTTTGGCGTTCAACTGGACATATTGTGTCCTCCAAAGTGCATGGAAGAGTATCACGAAAGTCAACTAAATGATCAATGGCCATACAATGATTGGAAAGACCATTACAAATAAGAGCGTCGTCAATGGCATAATCGCCAAAAAACTGTCTTACGGGGCAAAATCATGCCAGGAGAATGCAAATCGAGCAGATAATACATGGCATGGTATGCATCTGTGTCAAATTTGTATCTATCACCAAATAAATTCTTATTTGACCCTCGTAACCAACCCTCGTCTTCAAACTTCCAACAAACCCGACCACCTATCACTATTCACTAACACCCAACAACATTTCTGTAACACCCAACAACCTTTTCATTCCAACACAACCACATTGTACCCCAAGCCAACAGTATCATCACCGAAACCCATATACATCATACACCCAACCACATACATCATTTCTCACAACCTACCACTACCCCAACCTATCAACACCACTACTACCAAACACCTCCAACACACCCAAACACAACCTACCACTATCCAACATAACCCATCTACATCATACATCCAACCATAATACCACAACTACCAAACACCCCAATAGAAAATGACTTTTTCCCAATCACAACAATTTACCTCGAGTTCATCACAAGAGCACTATGTCGCCCCCATGCAAACCTCAATGTCTAACACCACCCAACAAGATTGGAATAACGAGGGAACCAGATTAAATTATGACAGTGCGACAACGGCTGATTTTATCAATGAAGAAATGGTCGAAGAATTGTATTATCGTGGATATGAGGTAGGGCTTATACTCAGCCTTCAAATGATGAAGTGTCTCGTAGAACATCTACGAGAATTGGACATCTTCCTAATTGTGGAACCAGCCATCAATTACGCCGACCAGGTCAAGGTCGCCATTACATatcgtttattttattttattgttattttattttaatcctattgtaattttattttatttatttattaagagttaaaaggtagtgcactgacagtgtaaaatagttttacactgtcatccaatagaaagttATCAATTAGCCatgtcattaaattattttttaaataaaagagtggtttaattggatacatggtggtgattggttgacagtgtaaaaatattttacagtgTCAGTGCATCATCCTTTTTCTCATTTATTAAATATATCTTAATCATATAAATATTAttcattataaataatttttatattttaaatttattatttacattttattttttaatattcaaaattaataTCAATTTAAATATTGGGTTTTGAGAAAAATCGTTTTAGAGGTTTCCGCCAAACATTGGGTGGAGCCTCTTATTTTCTGTACACGTCCGCCCATTCAATTGGCAGAACAAGAAATATTCACACACATCCTCCCATTCAATTGGCAGAGGTTCTATGACaataacacacaatttttgaaaacATGGtgtattaaaaaatattgttgaAATGTGTGGTATAATAGGAATTAACTCCAAAAAACATGGTAGAAcaagaaaaaattcaataaaatccaGCAAGATACTCAGTGCGTATGGAGTGTGAATATGTCGGACCAACTAACAGAGACTACGACCGTGCGTAAGGGTGGAAATAGGTCAGACCAACTAACAGGTGTTTACGAATTACGGTCTAGCTTATGGTGTAACTTACACAAGTCTAGGTTAGAATTTTTTGAAGTAGAAAATACTTATACttttttttataagtctatttagctaaaaagTCTAGGTCACGGGTTATATAAAAAGTCTTTTAAGCATATAAAACCAGCCTATTtcaataaacataaataaatttattactattatattgtattttatactttgaattaaaatataaaaaataaagcatAGTTAGCTTGAAGATATTATGAAAAAAGTCAAAAAAACCTTATGAACAACGTTATAAGTTGTTGTCATAAGTTGTTTCAATACATTATGTGAAACAAATATTATCACAAAAATCATGCTAATAGGTAAACTTGAATGAGTCAATGAAAACAAACATATATGATCATTGATTTTATAATGTGTTAGCTTATTTAACATTAGttgaatttattatttataaatattcaaatgaaataggcttttaattAGGATATTAGGTCAATCAGATCTTCAAAAATGCTaggctcaggcctaaaaataagcctatATAAACCTACAGGTCAAGCTTAGGCTTTAAGTTTTTTTAGTAGGTCAGACTCAGATTTGGCAAAGTCTAACTCAGCCCAGCACATTCTCACCCCTACCCGTACGTCTGCATAGGTAAATATATTTGATacgatataaaatttatttagatACACATGTAAATTTGAAACAAGTTACTCAATTATAAACTGAGCAatctataaatttaatttatgttgattaaaaataaaatatatattgtgttgatagtAACCCGTGAGATGGAAAGTTAATTGTCTGCACGACTATGAAGTATTATCCAATTTGATACGATATAAAATGTCTTTAAGTtatacatgtaaatttaaaatgagttacttaattgtaaaataaaaatgatcatataaactcaattgtattaaataatcgtacaaaataaatttaaaaaaaattgtgagatggagaaagaaaaaaataagaaaattttgaCATTAGAATAAAATAGACATTGCTGTGATAGTGACTCGTGCGATGGAAATTTAATAAGGTATATTTAAGAGTTTGGATTTCAGGGAGTAAAGTAGGAGTAAAAATTTAGGACTCTATAATTAATTTGATGATGAAATTCAGAACAAAAACGAAGGTATAAAAGGTGACAGTGGAATATAAATCCACTTCTTGATGTACATAATATAAATTTAAGATAGAATCCAATTAGAGAATAGAACAATTCTAAGGGAGAAGGTTCTAATTCACGATCTTCTATCTTCAGATCCTTAGCTCCCACTAAATAGAAAAAATTTCCAAGAGTTTGTTAGGTTTTCTCTCTGGTATTTTttcttgttgccttaattttcgCATCACATGTCACTTGTCCATTTCTAATATTTGTATCAAATGCCTTTAATGATTGTGCAGTTCTATTTGTGCCCTCAGTCTAAATCATAACATTACTCCCTCCATTGAAACTAGGAGTGGAGTAAGGGCCCTTGCAAGGTTTGAGGAGAGATAGATAAAACACTGTGTGGATTTTTGCGGATGGAGGAATTACTATTTTGTAAGCCATTGTCCTGACACATGATAAAACTTCAATAGGCCTGAAGTAACAAAGACCAAGCTTTTGATTCTTGCGTAAGGCAACATAAACATGACGGTAAGGTAGCAATTTGACTAAAACCTTGTCGCCTACTGCAAATTCGACTAAGCGACGTCGTCTGTTAGCAAATTTTTTCATGAGGTTTTAAGCCTTAACTAAATTGGCTTTCAATTGAGCTAAAACAACATCACGCTCACAGAAGAAATCCTACAAAGTAtgaggatcagattgctgcaaTTCATACTTAATCACTTGAGAAAGGTCTCTGCCATACATTGCTCGAAAGGGTGTCATGCCAATGTTGGTCTAGTACGAAGTGTTCTACCAGTATTCCGCCCAAGGAAAGAACCTACACCAATGTTGTGGATTGTCTGCAGCGAAACAATTGAGGTATAATTTTACACATTTGTTAAGTGCCTTTGATTGACCGTCCAATTGCAGATGGTAGGATAAACTCATGTTCAGAATGCTTCCACTTAATCGAAAAAGGCGTTGCCAAAACTTGCGGAGAAATACTTTATCACGGTCTGAAACAATACTCTTGGGGAAACCATAGAGTTTTAAAACTGAATTAAATAAAGCTTGAGCTATAGATAGGCTCAAGAAATCACTCTTCAATGACGCCAAGTGACAGTATTTGGATAGGTGATCAATGACCACTAACAGGACGGTGTaaccagtggcggagccaggaattttaggTAGCCTGGGCAAAATTTTTAACCGCGAGTTACATGtgacataatatataaatagtaaataaatgtgctacataagagagatgaaacctaacctgtaaatagtgtgctaaataaaattaggaggtaaatgccctctccgagacctctttgcggtgaatgttcgtataatatcaacatctttaagtgacttgaatatctctcgtaacatatcatcaagtcactgaaccacacatcgttgatctagttgcgcaaattagacttgataatcttcattgctgaaaaagctctttcgaCGGATGCTGTCGACACCGGCAATATCAAAGCCAACTCAATGAGTTTGTAGACCAATGGAAATACCAAAtgtttctcagtttgaaccatcttcatagccaaactttgaacatcttcacaagAAGTAAATGAAGCATGCCTTTTCACTTGATGTACATAAGTCTCAAGTTGCACCCTTATTGTTCCACGATCATCATTAGAAAAGTCTGCATGATAAATATCAGCAAGACGAACAAgcttatcaacatcaaacttggaaaaaGAGTTTTTGGGGTCAAGACATGAGAAGTAATCCAGCACAATGTTACTTCCTTCACTAAACCGGTGATCCATCTCCACACATATTTTGTCAATAGCAACATAAAAAATCTCTGCACGGTAATGGTGAAGATTAATGACAGTTCTCCCTTTTCTTCTTGAACGACCCGAACCGGCATTTCTTCATCCATATTTGGCACCGGAATACTTTGAGCAACACAAAATTCTTGGACATCAATAAATAAATCATCCCAACCATTCTCTCTCAATATAGCCAATCGAGCTTTAACATCATCAACTAATTCCATAGCAAGCACAATATTaatatcttttgtttgcaagatttttgaaagttcatttgtgataccaaacaactttaacataaacttcaaaatgaaagaaaatttaaagctctccattttttctaTCAAACCTGCTGCTTGAGATGGTCCacgtccatcttcatcaacaatactaagcaccTCTAACACGGAAGACCACATCTCATCCAAACGAATCAAGGTAGTATAATGTGAACCCCATTTAGTATCCCCGGATCTAGCGAGACTAGTTGATTGGTGCAAGCCCTTTCCTTGAGATATCTCACCACTCTCAAGCCTATTCAAAATATATTGGTGTTGTGCCTCTGTCAAAGCATCCTTTCTCTTGCAAGATGCACTTGTTGTGGTTACAATCAAGGAGATATACTCAAAGAAATCGTGAATAGATGAGCAACTACTAGCAACAGACACAACCACCAATTGCAAACGGTGAGCATAACAATGGACATAGAAAGCATAAGGATTTTCATCTAGAATCTTTCTTTGCAATAGATAATGTGTGAcgatcaagaataccataaagaGCATCCTTTAGTGCCTCAGATGTAGTATATTTGACATGATATAGAGCAATAAATCGTTCCACAACTTTTCCTTTGTCGTTCAAGAACCTAGCAATATAAATAAAAAGTCAAATGTATTCAACAATGTTATATGGAGGCATGGAGAATAATATGTAATAGGAATTGGAAAATACAACTACTAACCTCAACATCACCGCCATTTGCTCTTTGACAGATATATCACGCGACTCATCAATAAGCACAGAGAATTGTCTTTCACCAAGCTCTTCCATAATGACCTTGGTAACTTCATGTGCACAACACGTTGCAAGCTCCTTTTGAATGTCACCAGAAGTCATTGTGCAATTTTTTGGACCACTGTCAAAAGCATCTCTCACTTTTTCATCATTAGATTTTACCCAATCCACCATCTCTCTAAAATTGCCCTTGTTTAGAGAAGTAGAGCTTTCATCATGGCCACGGAAAGCAATACCTTGTGCTATGAGATATCTAGTACAATCTAAAGAACAAGTCAAACGAATCTTATACAATTCTTCTGATTCCCTAGTTGCTCTAGCAAAGATACTTGTAACACTTtgtctttgattattataatcatcATAGTGCTTCATACATGAGTTATGCTTACTATTATGACTACCAATATGATCTTTGAAGCCTTTAGATGCATGCTTCCAATCTTTAAATCCGTCTTTGTTAAAGACTTCATAACCAAAGTGTTCGGCCCTCCCGGGCGGCTTAAagagaaagcaataaaaacaataaGCTGCATCCTTCAACTCACTGTATTCAACCCATGTATAATTCTTATACCATGCTTTACAAAACGCTCTTGAAGACTTCCCAAATTGAGTACGAGGAAATATTGCTAAATCTGGTTGCGTTGGACCCTTCAATATATATGCCCTCCTCACTTGGTCTTGAATATCCGTAGCATACTCATGAATTTGTTTCCTACATCCTGGATCACGTACAATCTCATTTGGATTAAATTCATTGGCAACATTAGGCGGTGTTTCTTCTACTTCGGCTTCCGGTTGCACAACATTAACATTCTCAATACTTGTTCTAGGAACCAAAAACTTTCTCATCTCTGAAATTTAATTatctagaaaaataaaatatgaagttAAATTGAAAGTAAAATGGTCCAATTTTGGTAAGTAAGCGAGAGCCTTTAACTCTAAAGCCCACAActaaatctaattaatttaaataataataaaaatataacataaataaataaaataaattaattaataaattaaactaattgtTAGATCAAACCAATTAATAACTAAACCTAATTCACACATGTTTATACcaattaaaaaaatagagaaaaaaaaaaagtaaattagaCAAAACTACCACACACACTACCTACACCTAATTCTCTTTATAGTTTCAATTAttaacttttattattaaaaaaattggaaaacaaAATAACACAACACTACACACTTTTTCGGTTAACTCAACACATAACCACACACTACCCAGACACATTACATATACACTACCTAGTACCATCCTACTTCTCTTCTCTACACTACCAccacacaacacaacacaacttTCATAGTTTCATGTTTCAGTTTTATTTATCCTTTTCATTTACCGTGACAATAATAACTAAACACAACACAAACACAACTACACAAGCAGTCAAGAGTGGAAATTGGCGAAATAAAAGAAGAAGATAGGGAAGATTATCACCTTACGGTCACGACTCACGACGGAGAGATGAGGCGGTagagttttatttttttcaaaacctttttaccTGTAGTTTTGTAAGAAGGTTAAGGGTTTGTTTtaaggaattttttttttaatttctgttttgattcattaataattaattgggttgggccTGGACAATtggttatttatttgttttaatttttacaccctattttgactaattttgcccctaattttATCTAAAACTCTAATATTAAATTAGGCggaatacaaagaaaatagggttgagcccgggcgggtgcccgggctagctgggcACTAGAACCACCACTGGGTGTAACCGTATGACAGTGGAAGATTGATAATGACATCCATTGCCACATCTTCCCAAATCTGGGAGGGGGATAGGAAATGGTTGGAGCAGGCCCGAGGGTAGTGTGGTAGCAATCTTGGCTTACTGACAGATAAGGTAGTTTGAGATAAAAGCAGTGACATCGCTGTGCAAAGTTGACCAAAAAATTGAGTTGTAATGTGTGCTTTGGCACGAGTAATTCCAGAATGGTATCCCAATTGGGATGTGTGAAATTCCTAAAGTATATAATTAATCAAGTCAAGCGTTGCAGTTATGACGAGTTTGTTCTTCTAGTAAAGCAACTAATTCTTATGGGAATATGCATTTTCGATGGTGAGCCATTAATACACTGTTGTAAGGTGGACGTATATATACTATCTTTTATCTCCGCTTATTTTATTTGTTGCAATTATGAGGAATGTGTGGAGGAAAGGGAGAGCATGAATGAGTGGGACAAGGCATCCGCTGCAATATTATCCTTTCCCGACATGTACTAAATAGTGAAATTATAGCCCAAAAATGTATGAAGCCATGCTTGTTGTTCTGGAGTTTGCATGGAATGTTCCGTCAAAGATTTCACACTATTCGAATACATATGTATGATAAATGGATGATCGATGAGGTAGTGGCGAAATTTGGAAATAACCTCACTAATAGTATATAACTCTCGCACATAAGCACTTTGTTTTTGCATTTTTGGGATAAAGTTTTTTATAAGCAAGCAATTGGATGTTTGACTTGGCTCAATAATGCCCCTAATGCCAGATCCGGATGTGTCAGTTTCCAAAATGCAAGGTTTGGAAAAATGTGGCAAAGTGAAAACAGGCGCAACTGTTAATGCTCGTTTTAGATTATTAAATGCCGCAACAACCTTGTCATGCCAAAGAAATGAATCCTTCTTTAGAGTATCGGTTAACGGTAGAGCAATCGAAGCGTAACCTTGTATGACGTGCCTATAATAACCTGTGAGTTCAAGGAAAtcgagaaaaaattaaaatgaaagtgagaaagtggtgaaaattcaaaattttaatcaaaagagagaaaaaaaaggaaaagtgagaaagttaaaattaaaattgagtaAATGTGACGAGGTTACATGTCACGTTgtgtgaaattctggtaagacagactcagaatgtcatacacaatgtcacgacatcttttctgtcatcagcttagctgaggcagtacatacagatcccccaatttttattacttctaacatccagaagtctggaagtgttgggatcacatatcagttcagttaacataaacaaatctgctttgcagagattctgtgttagcacagtcattaaatcacacactgatgtcatgcacgatgttatgacatccaaactgaacttacaaataaacaatgcagaaacataaataacacagagaattgtttacccagttcggttctaactaacctactctgggggctaccaagccagggatgaagttcactatcaatagtatcaattcagagttaaactcgcCGTTTAtccctcctcacttaatcactacccaatgacccctctacctaggtcctccctagatatggaatatccccattccactcccaatcaccgcagtgatgtccAAGCACTCCAGCCCCTAGCCTATGCTTGACAGCTTCTCACCAACAATCACCTCATGTGATAACACACTGACAATAGTCAAAGTAGAAGATCCACTTCCAATACACactttgatcttgcttcacagcttcgatcaaacgacacatctacactcattgcttcacagcttctgagtgagtacacatacctcttgcctacaggcttcgaggaacaaatcagtgaccatcccacaatccaggtggttcacctacacaacaaaccctaatgactacattatgatcgttagtttttcaaggctacaaagattcctatttataacctgatcctagttggacttgggcttaaaaacgcaacactccttgctgttactaatcagcagatttcttctgctacaaacaaggccttttaataataagttacctaatttatctcctaaattagtaactgttgaatcttcaatcttcagatttgattcttcaatattctgacttgattctttgacctttaaatctgcgccacataggattacataatattcacatagaatattctgtatcttttaaaaccaaattgaatcttccttcctcagttctgcaggcgcgatgtcatggttgaagtcatgacattccttgtaacatcttgcttcagtacctgttttgttcttttaatatttgcaagagtaca from Vicia villosa cultivar HV-30 ecotype Madison, WI linkage group LG4, Vvil1.0, whole genome shotgun sequence encodes the following:
- the LOC131598454 gene encoding uncharacterized protein LOC131598454 — encoded protein: MRKFLVPRTSIENVNVVQPEAEVEETPPNVANEFNPNEIVRDPGCRKQIHEYATDIQDQVRRAYILKGPTQPDLAIFPRTQFGKSSRAFCKAWYKNYTWVEYSELKDAAYCFYCFLFKPPGRAEHFGYEVFNKDGFKDWKHASKGFKDHIGSHNSKHNSCMKHYDDYNNQRQSVTSIFARATRESEELYKIRLTCSLDCTRYLIAQGIAFRGHDESSTSLNKGNFREMVDWVKSNDEKVRDAFDSGPKNCTMTSGDIQKELATCCAHEVTKVIMEELGERQFSVLIDESRDISVKEQMAVMLRFLNDKGKVVERFIALYHVKYTTSEALKDALYDENPYAFYVHCYAHRLQLVVVSVASSCSSIHDFFEYISLIVTTTSASCKRKDALTEAQHQYILNRLESGEISQGKGLHQSTSLARSGDTKWGSHYTTLIRLDEMWSSVLEVLSIVDEDGRGPSQAAVDDVKARLAILRENGWDDLFIDVQEFCVAQSIPVPNMDEEMPVRMDHRFSEGSNIVLDYFSCLDPKNSFSKFDVDKLVRLADIYHADFSNDDRGTIRVQLETYVHQVKRKTGHSVHECKMLRLQHPNGIPKNQENRNQKIGVTTTEKVVNQEEQWVEVGNKKAAGPVLDNPNTGCGLYPVNPVGNFGGPILEPVIQGDDSAGLIGDVAILESLSARPVVHLAGGDKSVTDIVPHSQNFVDHVPEESGSSPSAFVDATQDLRDHNNEGFLQSSWETLARIPEPDGAFSSAVAILKEKKTTKVKKKSSRSQAGPKKSSL